In the Lentimicrobiaceae bacterium genome, CGGGTGCATAAAATTCGGCGGGAAGGGTGAGGTCAATGCCTGATTTTTCTGTGTTTTTTTCTTCAAATGTTTCTTTATAAGCATCTATTTTCTCCTGTGCCTTAATCTTAAGTTGGTTCAGCAGCATGCCTGTTTCCTTGCGCAATTCTGAAGACACGATCTTAAACTCATCGAATAAAGCAGAAAGCAAGCCTTTTTTTGCCAGGTACCTGATACGGAACTGCTCGAGTTGTTCGGCTGTTTGGGGTTTGAAATCCGCTATTTCTGCCAATAGGTTTTGAATTTTTTCTTTCATCAGGTAATTATTCAAGTATTGTTATCGCCATTTTCACCTCTTTCAGGGGCTTGTTATTTTTATCAACGGGTTGTTCGGCAATGATGTCCACCACTTCCATTCCCTGTACCACCTCACCAAACACGGTATAGGCGTAATCAAGGTGGGGCGAACCACCTTGCGTTTTGTAAATATTTCTTTGTTTAGCAGTATATTTTTTCCCGTGCATTTGTTCGAACCGGTCGAGTTCAGCATCGGTAAATGTTCTTCCAAATAATTTAGTTGTATTAACATGCGGTTTAGCCTTGCTATTGGTTGTGTCCATTGTTACAGGAAACCGTAAATTCCCCTGCACTATGTAAAACTGCGAACCCGAGGAACTTCGTTGAGGATTTACCTGGTCGGGGGTACGGGCGGCGCAAAGGGCTCCCCGCTTATGAAAGAGGGTGTCAAAAAGTTCGGCAGGCACGGTATAACCTGGGTCTTCCTTGCCATTTCCGCCACGTCCGCCCTGTATCATAAATCCTTTTATCACCCGGTGAAAAATTGAACCGTTATACCAGCCCTGCTTTGCATTTTTTATAAAATTGTCGCGGTGCAAGGGAGTTGCATTGTACAATACGGCAACGATATCACCATAGTCAGTGTGAATTTTTATTTTGGTAAGCTTCTCCTGTGGGTCTTGTGAAAAAGCAATAACAGGAAGTAATATTATTATACAAAAAAAAGCTAAAACAATTTTTTTCATTTGTCGGAATATGATTATGCTTTTGGATTAGAAAATTAATTAAGAACTTTAACGGTCATTTTCACGTCTTTAGTGGGACGGTCGTTCATTCCGGTTTGTACGGCAGCAATTTTATCAAGGACATCCAATCCATCAATTACTTCACCGAATATGGTATAATTTCCGTCGAGAAAAGGGGTTCCGCCCTGGGTAGTATAATAAAAACGTTGTTTTTCGGTAAACTTCAGAGGTGGGGTTTTGGCATATTCAGCTTCAACTTTGGGAGTGAAATCGGTCAGTAATTTTTTAAAGGCTATGGTGTCCTTTTCTTGTTGCAATTCAATGAATGTTGCCTTAATGGAAACATTTTCGGGCAGTTGTAACAATTTTTCGAAAATATTTTGTTTTCTGCGCATGTTCAGTTCCTGTTCCATCTGTTCCAGTTCTTCTGGTGTAAACACTTTTCCCTGCACAATATAAAATTGCGAACCGGAAGATTTTTTCCCTGGATTTACATTGTCGCCTTCGCGGGCAGCAGCAATTACGCCTTTTTTATGGATAAGAGTATCAATGATTTCGGCAGGAAGGTCGTAGCCGGGTCCTCCGTTGCCCAACATGGCTTCGGGCTTTGCATTTTTTGAATCCGGATCACCGCCCTGTATCATAAATTTCTTGATAACACGATGAAATAAAGTACCATCGTAAAATTTTTCTTTGGTAAGTTTAATAAAATTATCGCGATGCTTGGGGGTTTCGTCGTATAGCCGTACTATGATGTCGCCATATTCAGTGCTTATCATCACGGTGTTTTTGGGATATTTTTTGGCACAGGAAGCCAATACCAAAACGATTGCAATTAAGAGAAACGATTTTTTCATTTGTAAATAATTTAATTAACAGGGCTTGCAAAAGTACCAAAATTTATAAAAAGAGAAAAGTGGATAATTTTCGTAATATTTACCCAGGAATGATTAAATTTACATCAAAAAAACATGGCTGAAATTCACACAACCGGAAAAGAAGGAGAAAACCTTGCGGTGGAATTCTTGAAAGCAAAGGGGTATAAAATTCTTGCCACCAACTGGCATTTCGGGAAGATGGAAATTGACATTGTAGCGCAGGATAATGATTTTATTGTTTTTGTAGAAGTAAAAACACGACATTCCACGCTATACGGGGAGCCTGAAAATGCTGTAAACAGAGATAAACAACGCTTCCTGGTACGGGCAGCCCAGGCTTTTATCGAGATAAAAAAAATAGAATGGGAAGCACGTTTCGACATCGTTTCGGTAATTTTTTCCTCCACCGGGCACAATATCAATCATATTCCCAACGCTTTTTATCCTACCTTACAGTAAAACTTCACTTTTTTGCGCCCCGTTTTTTGCGAATCATACTTCTTTCCGGGTTAGACATTGTTGATACTGTTTTTGTTGTGGTTGCAAGTTTGTTAGCACCAGAATTTGCTTTATTTTTTCATTGTTAAACCAATAGCAAAATTTAGAGCATCTTGTTCAGGAACAATTAAAATCAC is a window encoding:
- a CDS encoding peptidylprolyl isomerase, translating into MPAELFDTLFHKRGALCAARTPDQVNPQRSSSGSQFYIVQGNLRFPVTMDTTNSKAKPHVNTTKLFGRTFTDAELDRFEQMHGKKYTAKQRNIYKTQGGSPHLDYAYTVFGEVVQGMEVVDIIAEQPVDKNNKPLKEVKMAITILE
- a CDS encoding peptidylprolyl isomerase; the encoded protein is MKKSFLLIAIVLVLASCAKKYPKNTVMISTEYGDIIVRLYDETPKHRDNFIKLTKEKFYDGTLFHRVIKKFMIQGGDPDSKNAKPEAMLGNGGPGYDLPAEIIDTLIHKKGVIAAAREGDNVNPGKKSSGSQFYIVQGKVFTPEELEQMEQELNMRRKQNIFEKLLQLPENVSIKATFIELQQEKDTIAFKKLLTDFTPKVEAEYAKTPPLKFTEKQRFYYTTQGGTPFLDGNYTIFGEVIDGLDVLDKIAAVQTGMNDRPTKDVKMTVKVLN
- a CDS encoding YraN family protein → MAEIHTTGKEGENLAVEFLKAKGYKILATNWHFGKMEIDIVAQDNDFIVFVEVKTRHSTLYGEPENAVNRDKQRFLVRAAQAFIEIKKIEWEARFDIVSVIFSSTGHNINHIPNAFYPTLQ